The nucleotide sequence CCATTCCTGATATTTTAGAAGTACTTTGTTCTTGACTACTTTTTTGCTGAATTTCTGCTgtcatacataaaataaattcaatgacataaaaaagacaattatACAGAATTATGGGTATGGGTAAATAGTGGTTGTTTTAACCACcctcaaaagttaaaaatgacttttaactGTAACAGAGAGGTTGAGGGTTAACACACTGAAAACAAGGATAACAATGCCGTAATGTGAACTTCCATGAGTCAGCAAAAGCAATTACTGTCCTTCTCAGAAGCAGGGATACAGTAGGGCTAGGAAAACtactttaaatgtatattacacTCGGGTCCTCAAGTTCAAAACCAAGTCAAGGGAACCACCCTTGAGCATACACTCGGTTTAGTGCCAGCATGGCAATATTGTTTTATGATTCAAAGATCTGTAAATTTCCATATTTCATGGCTGGTTATATCATATTTAAACTCAATATTTGAATTTTCCCTTAATTAACACATTTGAGCCAAGAGTTTTCTATGGATGTCGACCAATTTCACAAAGTCATTAGTCTTTATAGTCCGGCTCATTATGTTAATAACCCATAAGTAGAAGATAAACAGGTTTCCTAGTATGGCGTGTTCATGAATCTATATTTACTTCTCAAAAACATCTGCATGCAAAAGGCCCCATTTACTTCAAGTTTCAAAGCCAGTTCACCTTGCCAGCTTGCATAGCTCTTTTGCAtactaaacaaattaattttagccCTTGAATAGCACACTGATGACAAATTGGAAGGCAGCTGAAGTTTGACACTGGCATTGTTACATGTTAATTAGACTGACTGCATGGCCGTCAGACATGCTAACAATGAGCATTCAGTCCTTTGTGTGACGGTACGACGGCTAGACAAAGCAAAGAAAGATGGGTGCTGGGAATGAGCAAATCCCATATGCCCTGCTGTGGGATTATTCTACACGCCACACTACAGGCCATGTCTGGGAGCCAGGATGCATGGTAGGAGCCTGTGGTCTTTGCCTCTCCCCCGGTGTCTCCAGTGGTCTACGCTGTGACTATACCCTGGTGGCCTGGCTCCAAAACCGAAGGTAAAGAAAGCTATGGAAATGAAAGCGTTGCTTATAGGGGTTGAAAAATAGATATGTTTTGATCATCCTTTGGGGTGTTTATTCTCGGATTTCCTCACTATACCATTAGCTACTTCAAGGAAACTGCAAATTAGGGATGGTTCTATCTTTATGTTTCTTTGGTACCTTACCATTACTGCTATCCAAAGGTTGCAAATTAAGATTCTCCTTGTGTCTCAGCAACCACCGAGGCCAGAAAAATGCGTCATAAAGAATATGTTGCAATCGTTTGTGGCTTATTTGCTAAAACTGGCGGAGATGGACTTCCTCTTATATACCATACCAGTTCTCATGGTTGTACTGTATTTAAGCAGCTACCTGACGCTCAAAGTGTGATGTCTTCTTGTTCAAATGTCCAACAGATGTCTCAGGATTTTTGCATCTTGGCATTGCTGGCACCAACAGCTGACTGAGcgtctttgtgttttatttaaagaaatagctcACCTAGAATATCTATTGTCAATATTAATTCACCCTCACGAATTTCATTTTTCTGGAGGAACACAAGTAGATGCTTTTAAAGAATTGTTACGCAAGCGTTATAGTGTTGAGGAGCTGTCagacaaaaaggaaagaaaaatttGTGCCTTGACTTGTGGGTTGTCTCTTGCATTGCACGTCTTCAAGCCAAACCAATGGTTTGTGAGAAACATACTGAAATtagaaatttaaaatgcataattaaattatacattttaaaatttctacTTGTATGTTTTGGTAATAGTAAAAAATGACCAGTATGTTTTGGTAATagtaaaaattatgataatttttacTATTACCAAAACGtgcatcttacaaaaaaaaaatcaccttttacTAACTCAACCTATATAATGATTACTCTCATGACACATTTTGTCATGAGTCTTAAATCATAAAATGGTAGCACTTTATATCCCCATTAATTTCAGCCATAACACAAACAAAGTATATAACCGATTCCAATTGGAAGAACAGGGTATGTTTCCaattcatttctaaataaaaaatgttttgaagtaaacGCAGGCCTTTTAGATGTCTACCTTTATATTTAGAAGCAcgagatgttttttgtttttattcttttcctCTGTCTGTGGTGTAGATATTTATAAAGATGACTGGTTCTCTTCCACAATTTGTTCTGTAACTTGATTTTTGCATCCATCCTGTTTCTTcatgtgtaaaatgaccatctgtgCCGAAGCCTTTAAAGATCCTGGGCTTCTCTCCAGGGGACATGCTGACTGGCCATATAAGCAAGTATCTGCACCAGATTGCTTTATTATTTGAGTATTGGTGAGCATAAACAACAGCTGAAAGTTCAAGTGAAGCTAGTTTAAATCAAACCTACTAAAACTGCTGCAATACTGCAAGCTTGTGTGTTTGTAGTCTCTTTAGCCCTGAAATGTCAAAACACTGAAGGTCCCAAGAGGCATCTATCAGAGATGGGAGGGATCCTAAAGTAAACTCAGAGTCCACCCAAATGACCATCGGCCCGGCCCTGCACACAAGCAGTCGGCTTTAACTGGAGGCAGAATGAGTCACTGTCAGTGTGGTCAACACATACTGTAAGTGCATATTGAATATTAAACCATCTTTGTTGAAAATGGACCCATATGGATGTACTTTATGCATAATCACTTTTTTGCCCTAATGAACAATTGCACAATATGCACATTATTTACAGAATACTTCATGCACAGCAAATGCAAAGTAGAATTACACACAACCTGTCTGGGTTAGTTTTTGCctcaattttatttgttaaaaaatagttgttttactTAAACCTATTTATTAACCTAtttattttggtactttttttaTCCATCATGacaataatttatgtatttttttatatgtatatatatatatatatatatatatatatatatatatatatatatatttaatatatttttttttttttttttttttttttttatttttttttaatatatttttattttaatttataaaaattattaaatttttgacATAGACATATTTTTGTGGGATATGCCCCATATGCTCTCAAAATGCATCCATTTAGCTAATTTGCCTTATGAATGCAGCTTATGAATACCACCTATACCGATATtagataaatacatacaaataatccGGCACAACtatattaaagcatttttaaaatgtaaacacaataaaatgaaagCCAGTTGTACAATAGGACAAGAGTGGcaagagatttatttattacaggaaTGGAGGCATAAGACTTTATGCAACAGTGAATCACTTTGACATATCACAGTCTGTTTGGTATATTCTGATTCACGTGGATTACATATTTGAGgcgttttgtgatttttattttcatgtccaCAAACTAAACAGTCTGGTCTGAGAATTTGTCCACATAAGGTGGCTTGTCTGGAGAGCACCATGTCCTGAAGTGGTATACAGCCTGGGTTTGTCAGGCTGCCAGTTCCTCACCATGCTTGGGCTAGAAGCAGTCAGCACTGAGCCAACCTAGTCCAGTGGGTGTAAAAGAGATGTCGACTTGTTTATAATATAGTTTGTTCTCTGAAACCCATGTCAAGGCTCATAGTATGCAAAGGTCAATTTCAGCCAAGTCAGAAGAAATACAGCCTCAATGAATCTACATGAAGCATGAATGAACATGGCTgaaagaataatttattattatttatatgggCATGCCTAGGCTTTGGCTTGTACTTGAATTGTATGCGTGTTATTTTCATAGAAAGttgcaaaaagagaaaaatactgtaaaataatgcaaaatactgTAGCTGAGTTCATTTGAAAgatagtaatacttttattcacctaggatgcattaaattgatcaaaagtgttacaaaatttttttttttttcatttaaaatctatatctataaaaaatatgtatcatattttccacagaaatagtaagcagcataactgattataacatatcagcatattacaatgatttctgaaggatcatacaAGAAGACTGGAGAAGtggactggatgctgaaaattaaactttcccatcaaatgaatacattttaaaatagattaaaatagaaccattttaagttattttaaattgtaataatatttcacaaccttaacgtttttttgtcatttttgatcaaataagagacttctttcaaaaacaatttagacttttgcaatgctgaaaaaaaagtataatataaacacagaaaataaaaagtggGATGTACACTCAGAAATCTGAACagttttttgcaattctgaatcTATATCTTGCACAATAATACattattctaataaaataaaaaataaaaaattaatgtgcataagaatattgtaatttgttaccctggacctcaaaaccagtcataagtagcacgggtatatttgtagcaaaagccaacaatacattgtatgggtcaaaatgatcgattttccttttatgccaaaaataattaggtaATTAGATATTTAGTAAAGATcctgttccatgaagatattttgtacatttcctaccgttaatactgtatatacatttttaaaggtaatttctctcagccaaatattgtgctatcctaacaaaccatacatcaatggaaagcttatttgttcagctttcagatgatgtgtactgtaaatctcaatttcaaaaaatgaacCCTTATgatggttttgttgtccaggatCACATTTGTccagtatgcattaaattgtacAATATCATCCCCGCTATATTGTGGTGGAGTATATGTGCAGTTGTTGTGGGTTTCCTGCTTGTATTTGTGTCTTGCTTTGTTGGTGTCTTAGCATGCGTCATCTATTCTCAGCAATTTGTGCTAGTAATTGCTTTACTGTCCAAGTAATTACTGTCTTTATTGTAGGCAGCCTAGTAAAACAGCATCTGCTGAGAGTATACACGTAAAGTAAAACTGTGAATAGGTGTGAATAATAGTGTCTTTGTTGTTCAGTGTCCGCTTTCTCCACCGTGACAGGATATGTGTGTCAGCTCTCCTGTCGGCCTGCGCAGGAACTCGGGTCCTGTAAGACGTTTCTGGCATGAATGGCAAACACATCCCCTGTCAACTCGGATTTTTTCATGCGTTGCTTCCATCTGGGAGCATAAAGAATAACATTAGCGTTGCATGTTTAGGTTAAATTgaatatttgagtttttttccCTCACATAAATGGTTTCATTCATAGTACATCTCACCCAGACATGCTTGTGTCTTAGGGTTTCCACCTTGACTAGGCTCATCTCCAGACCTCTCATTCTTTTGTCATGCACTGTTCCTCTCAGTGATGCACAGAGGAACCGCAGAATCAGTTTAAGAGACCAGGAGTCCGGCAGCACCCTCAACACACTGACTAAATCAAAAGACGCTGCATTTTTGTTCAGCAGATCCACTGCCGTGATAACATGTTGACAGGACTCGAGGTAGATTTGAAGCAGGGAGAGAAACATTTCCTGTGTGAACTTCCTGTCTCGTCCAGCAGAGGTCCTCAAACAGTAGCTTTCAGCAGCCTGCTGGTCTTTTTCTTCGTGGACCAAAACCTGCAGGGCCTTTTTGTGTTTGCCAGACTTCCCAAGTAAAATTGCTCTCTCCACATGAAGAAACGAGGGTGTTATTTGGTCTGTGGCAATAAAGGGTATAGTGATTTGTTTCATCCATGAACACTTGCAACAGTATCAAACACATTTAAGTTTGAATTTCAGGTATATAAGTATAATTAACCTATCAAAGTCTTTATCTGCATGTATTATGCTCACCATATATGGCGTCCGCATTATAGAAAGGAGATTGCCAAAGTAAATGCTGAAGTTTATGTCTCATCTCTTCCttgcttgttttattgttgtagtcATCCTCGATTGACTGCAGTATCCATTTGACATATGATGTGATGAGCATGGTATGATGCTTTTCTTCCTGTGAATAGACATATGGCTTCTTAAATGCAGTGTTCAGTCATGGAAAACTGGCATTGAAGGGGTCATTTTTACATAATCTTTtgtcacttattttttttaatgttttttttttttttttttttttttagtttttctaaatCATTATACTCTCTCTGACCATTTCTTTTTTGCTGCTGTGCAATAAGTAGTTTTACACACAGATTTTACACTTAACTTTGGTTCTCTGGGACCATATTACAGAAACATCCCGATTCTAGAATCCTATCTGTTTAGTAACCATGGTGATGATTTCTGTTTGAAGCTTGTTAGGGCTTAATTTGAGACTTAACTTTCTGTAATAGGCCCATGAGATATAGAAATAATAGCATTTATCCTGCTTTCTCTTTATTACATCACTGTGAATGGCTGGGTAAAGTTTCTGATCGTCCAGTTCTGATGTGTAAACGTGGACGGTCATGTGTTGATGCAATGCCATAAAATTGCAGAAGTTCAGAGCGAGTCAGTTTTTATAATCAAGTTTCACTAAAAGATATTTTTGAGTGATGAGGAAGTGTTCTGTTATGAATGTTACAAATCTTTTCACACCAGAGTtgttatgtttgattttaaaattggCCATTAAAATTAAGCTGAATAAAATCTCTAATATTAGATGAgaaaacttaatgaaaatgataaatctgaatttaagtagttattaactgaaataaaactacatCCCCAAAAAACTACTTATGAcatgaacaaaaatgttaaagtacctaacaaaatgactaaaaatgaaactaaaactcaaataaaaaaataaaggcaaaattttaataaaactataacagtatatcagtgatactaaaataacactgttctatACAGATCAgctaaagtttaaatttaattccTGGTGACCATCCTTGAACACTTGTAACCGTATCAAACACATTTAAGTTTGTATTTCAGGTATATTAGTGTAATTAACCCATTAAAGTCTTTATCTGCATGTATTATGCTATAAACAGTCATTAATTACAAATGGATAAGTCACCTTGCTGTGTAATTCATTGACTAAATATTCCAAGTAGAGAGTCATAGCAAGTGGGTAGCTGGTGAGAATGGTAAGGACTTCTTCTGGCGCAAATGTAACACAGCTGCTTGTATGCGTCTTTGTAAAGATCAGTATTccagcctatattaaaataaagagcatgttttagaaaaaacacatactgtagctTAAAATGCAATAACTCTGACATTCAAAAGTTTAGTAGTaagatatatataaacattttttgaatgttgtattcatcaaaatgcatcacggttttcacaaaatgttaactgtcttcaacattgatcataataaaTGTCCCTTgttcaccaaatcagcatattagaaagatttctaaaggatcatgtgactctgaaggctgagctaaaaaaaaaatcagccttactgacacagcaataaattatattttaaaatgtattaagttggacaataatttattttaatattatttcaaaatattactggttttactgtatttttgattaaataaatgctgcctttggggtcataagacacttctttcaaagaTATTCCAAAATCTTAATAAACTCAAACTTTTGATGAATAGTGTATTATAGCAAGGTTGTTCTTAGAGCAACTTCTAGATACATAATAGTGTTTCTTCTACTGCCAAGGGCAAAAGAGTAAACTAGACTTGATGACATCTGTGTAACTCTGCCCTCTGCTGTTGATGAACAGTACAGTTAAAATGCTTGCCTCTTGGTCTCTCTGAAGAACCCAGTCTACAAATTTCCAGATGATGGGTTTATGTTCCAGATTTGAGAGAGTATTAACTATATGCTGGAATACGCTGATGTGTGAGGGGTCCTCATTCTGCTCTTCCACAATTTTAACCCaggtctaaaaaaaaacaaaaggaaagaaaTTTACTTTCCTTTCTGATCCATCTTTAATCATTGCTCTGAGGATCTTTCGAAGATTAAAATATACCTGAATTGCATTGAAATGCTGGCCTTGACTTTGATAGAGCAATCCAAGTGTGAAAAACCTGAAATGGCAGCAAATTAGTTTGGCTTCTCacttgaaaatagaaaataacctGTGAACGCTGAAGTAGCCTTAATTGATGAGCACAAACCTTTTGTGCTGTTCCAAGTCAGGCACACACATTTGGAGGTTACAGTTATTCTGTGACGACACAAGCTGGTCCAGTTTTCCGTATTCACCTTGTTCCAAATACAGCTTAAAAAGTGCTGAGTCGATGTCCTGAGGACACATTTGGCCCTGTCCTGTTGGCCTGACTTCTCTCAAGAAGTCATCCAAAAAGATTAGGTACTGTTGAAATGTCGGCCAATCATCTCGACTTAACGTCCACAGGTCCTTGGCATTGCTCACTGCTGTTGTCTGAGGTGTAAAGTCTTCACTCATAACAGGCATAGCTGGATAAAGGCTAATGATTTCCCTTGGGTCTAGTTCACCTTTACTGGAAAAGAAAGGATTATAGTGAAAAGTTGTAGGATGTTGAAACTAGTAAACTTCACAGATTACATGAAATTATaaagcagaaaaactgaaaaattactttcttgtaaaacacattATAGCATTACTTACATAAAAAGCTCTTTTGCCTCCACAAAAGCCTCTCTATAGAACTTTATCATTCCTGATGTAcagattacatttttatgtagatCCTAAAAGTAAAGTGATGAATGGCATAAATCAGGATATATGTTATGCAGTTGATAAATATATCAGTTTT is from Cyprinus carpio isolate SPL01 chromosome B17, ASM1834038v1, whole genome shotgun sequence and encodes:
- the si:ch211-266g18.9 gene encoding transforming growth factor-beta receptor-associated protein 1, translating into MKVFTPVLVFQKMPSGKGRDKFSIQCLECFGKNLYIGTKEGVVEYLTVNNTSAEESLSVREVGKRQMGRSGAISQLTAVPVLNHLLVLWDGSVTVLNMFSLELLPALKKIQNVSLFYVSESVVQTDSVELIAASTKRKTVSVYKVCVDRWECVRQVALPQEPVVLAAHGTCLCVATCDRYFLHDYQSQTTLDLFPHNLGKQNIIANKCGKGEFILNGPGCLGMFVMKNGTSQHPPVQWPVGVVDAAVHFPYVLALQNQTVHIYSILDQQLKQTVPLQSAKSLVSTEESVFVVADKEIHRLSPVPLKDQIEDLVMSQRVDEALMLLDRLQDLLPKDSYKDLHKNVICTSGMIKFYREAFVEAKELFIKGELDPREIISLYPAMPVMSEDFTPQTTAVSNAKDLWTLSRDDWPTFQQYLIFLDDFLREVRPTGQGQMCPQDIDSALFKLYLEQGEYGKLDQLVSSQNNCNLQMCVPDLEQHKRFFTLGLLYQSQGQHFNAIQTWVKIVEEQNEDPSHISVFQHIVNTLSNLEHKPIIWKFVDWVLQRDQEAGILIFTKTHTSSCVTFAPEEVLTILTSYPLAMTLYLEYLVNELHSKEEKHHTMLITSYVKWILQSIEDDYNNKTSKEEMRHKLQHLLWQSPFYNADAIYDQITPSFLHVERAILLGKSGKHKKALQVLVHEEKDQQAAESYCLRTSAGRDRKFTQEMFLSLLQIYLESCQHVITAVDLLNKNAASFDLVSVLRVLPDSWSLKLILRFLCASLRGTVHDKRMRGLEMSLVKVETLRHKHVWMEATHEKIRVDRGCVCHSCQKRLTGPEFLRRPTGELTHISCHGGESGH